CAGAAGTAGGTTGCCAAGGCGAAATCGGCGTAGCCTGCGCCATGGCGGCCGCCGCCACCTGCCAACTGGAGGGAGGCGATAACCGCCGTATCGCCTATGCCGCGGAAATGGGTTTGGAACATCACTTGGGCTTAACTTGCGATCCGGTGGACGGGCTGGTGCAAATTCCGTGCATCGAACGCAATGCCTTGGCCGCCTCGCGCGCGTTAGACTGTGCCACTTATGCCTTAATGTCCGACGGAGAACACCGTATCTCTTACGATGATGTGCTCGCTACTATGATGCAAACGGGGTTGGATATGAACAACGACTACCGCGAAACTTCCCGCGGAGGTTTGGCCCGTTTTTTCAAAGAGAAATTGCTGCGACTTAAAAAGGGAGATAAAAAATGAACACATTGGAAGCCATTTACAAACGCAGAAGTATCCGCAAATTCAAAAATCAATCTATCGCCGAGCAAGATTTGAACACGCTTCTCAAGGCCGCCATGATGGCCCCTACCGCGCGCAACTGCCAAGAGTGGGAATTTATTCTTATTAAGAAACGCGAAACCTTGGAAAAAATCATGCAGGCACACCCGCACGCTCAAATGCTTTCTACGGCAGATTGTGCGTTAATCGTTTGTGCAGACACCAAACGCGAATATATGCCCGGTTATTGGACGGGTGATTGCGGCGCGGCCACGCAGAATATTTTGCTTGCCGCCACTGAACTAGGAATCGGCAGCGTGTGGTTGGGCGTTTACCCAAATGAAGAACGCATGAACGCGATTTCAAAAGTGGTAAATTTGCCCGAACATGTACTTCCGCTCAATGTAATTGCCCTGGGATACCCGGACGAAGAAAAAGACGAAGTAAACCGTTTTGACCCGAAAAAAGTTCACTTGGAAACTTGGTAAAAACGACGAAAAACTTCCTTTTTTGCGCAGATGCCTTTGCGTGAACGAACAGAAATTGATATAA
The window above is part of the Elusimicrobium sp. genome. Proteins encoded here:
- a CDS encoding nitroreductase family protein, which produces MNTLEAIYKRRSIRKFKNQSIAEQDLNTLLKAAMMAPTARNCQEWEFILIKKRETLEKIMQAHPHAQMLSTADCALIVCADTKREYMPGYWTGDCGAATQNILLAATELGIGSVWLGVYPNEERMNAISKVVNLPEHVLPLNVIALGYPDEEKDEVNRFDPKKVHLETW